The Myroides phaeus DNA segment AAGCTTATTTAATTCTGAATTGATACTCAACTTTTTAGTAATCGTATCCTTACCAATAATAACGAGTACTTCACCTCTCTTATTATTAGAAGCTCCATAATATAAAGTAGGACTATTTAACGAGGTCATATTCTTAATATTCCCCGCTTGATAACTTACCCACGTTGGGCGTATGCTATCTTTCACAAAATATACTTGACCAGACACACCGAATGGTTTCTGTGGTCTTTTCACATTCAAGTACGATTGCATTTTCCAGTTGTTTGAATATCGGTGTATTACAGACTGACGAGATTGTGCAGATTCTGACATAATCGACACATATCCTACCCCACTACCCCCGTATTTACTTTGATAGTTTTTTCTAAGATCTTGCACAATTAAATCTCCATCTGTCATCGAATCTCCATAATAAGCAATACGCACTCTCTTTCCTTGTGCTTGCTCTACAGCATATAGTCTTGCAAAGAAAGACTCTAAATATGCCATTCCCTTGAATGAATTTGCATCCTCATTACTCAAGATATCATCTTCAGTAACATAGACAACGCTTTCGTCAAATTTAACTACAGAATCCTTCTTCACTTTTGAATCAACAATTCCTGTACCTCCTTCAACATTCTGAATAGCCTCAAGCATTAAACTATCCACAACAATATTACTTGTTTTTATAGGTTCTTCACTGAATAACTTCTTTGGCAAATTTCCCTTAAAAAACAAAAAAAAGCCACTTGCCATTACTATAATGGCAAGTGACTGAAATATATATGATTTTTCTACTTTCACAGAAACATAAAAATTACATACGCTCAGGTACAGCGATTCCTAACAATGTAAATGCATCGTTAATCACTAAACCTACTTTTTGAGATAACTGAACTCTAAATACTTTTAAAGTCATATTTTCTTCTCCTAAGATAGAAACCGTCTGATAGAAAGAGTTGTACTCTCTTACTAATTCGTAAACATAGTTTGCAATTAAAGCTGGGCTATATGTACGCGCTGCATCCTGAATTACCACTGGGAATTCTTCTAACAACTTCAATAATTCTTTTTCTTTTGGATCTAAAACGATATCCGTAATCTCTTGTGTACAATCGAAATCTGCTTTACGTAAAATAGATTGGATACGTGCATATGTATATTGGATAAACGGCCCTGTATTCCCTGCAAAATCAACAGATTCTTCTGGGTTAAACAAAATACGTTTCTTAGGATCTACTTTTAAAATATAATATTTAAGAGCTCCTAATCCAATTGTATTAAACAATACACTTTTCTCTTCTTCAGAATAACCATCTAATTTACCTAACTCTTCAGAGATAGTTTTAGCTGTATTCGTCATCTCATCCATCAAATCATCAGCATCTACAACAGTACCTTCTCTACTCTTCATTTTCCCTGAAGGTAAATCAACCATTCCGTATGATAAGTGATATAAGCTTTCAGCCCAATCAAAACCTAAACGTTTTAAGATTAAGAATAATACTTTAAAGTGATAATCTTGTTCATTACCTACAGTATAAACCATACCACCTACATCTCCAAAGTCTTTTACACGTTGGATAGCAGTACCAATATCTTGCGTCATATAAACAGAAGTACCATCACCTCTTAATACAAGCTTTTCATCTAATCCTTCGTCAGAAAGATCAATCCAAACAGAGTTGTCTTCTTTTTTATAGAAAACACCTTGCTCTAATCCTTTCTCTACAACGTCTTTACCTAATAAATAAGTATTACTTTCAAAGTAGTTTTTGTCGAAATCAACACCTAAATTTTTGTAAGAAACAGCAAATCCATCATAAACCCATTGATTCATCATATTCCATAAATCAATAACTTCAGGTTTATTTGCCTCCCAATCCACAAGCATTTGTTTTGCTTCTTTGATAATTGGCGCTTCTTTTTTAGCATCATCTTCAGACATACCTTGCTCCATCAATTCCTTGATTTGAGCTTTGTATTCAACGTCAAATTTAACGTAGTAATTTCCTACTAATTTATCTCCTTTAAGTCCAGTTGACTCAGGAGTCTCTCCATTACCATATTTTTGCCAAGCCAACATAGACTTACAAATATGGATTCCTCTATCATTAATAATTTGAGTTTTGAATACTTTCTTACCTGAAGCTTTTAAAATTTCAGCTACAGAGTATCCTAATAAGTTATTTCTAACGTGTCCTAAGTGCAAAGGTTTGTTTGTATTTGGAGAAGAATACTCTACCAATACTGATTTATCACCTTCTTTTGGTTCAACATATCCAAAGTGTTCTACATTTCGAATACCGTTAAAAAATGAAATATAGTAACTATCTGAAACGACTAAGTTCAAAAATCCTTTAACTACATTAAACCGTTCAATTACGTTCGTATTCTCTACTAAATATTCACCAATTTTAGTACCTATTTCTACTGGATTCCCTTTAATCTGTCTTAAAAAAGGGAAAATAACTACTGTAATATCGCCTTCGAACTCTTTTCTTGTCGCTTGGTACTCAACTTTTTCAACGGTCGCCCCGTATAATTGTTGAACTGCCTTTTCAATCTGCGGAGTTAAAATCTGATTTAATGTCATTTTTTTCAATTTATTAAGAAGCAAAGATAATTTATATTTCCACAATTTAGGAACAGAAAGCAAGGAATTTAAGCTCGCAAAAAAGAAATATCTTTAAAATGGTATTAAATCAATGACCTACTTTAGTA contains these protein-coding regions:
- the argS gene encoding arginine--tRNA ligase; its protein translation is MTLNQILTPQIEKAVQQLYGATVEKVEYQATRKEFEGDITVVIFPFLRQIKGNPVEIGTKIGEYLVENTNVIERFNVVKGFLNLVVSDSYYISFFNGIRNVEHFGYVEPKEGDKSVLVEYSSPNTNKPLHLGHVRNNLLGYSVAEILKASGKKVFKTQIINDRGIHICKSMLAWQKYGNGETPESTGLKGDKLVGNYYVKFDVEYKAQIKELMEQGMSEDDAKKEAPIIKEAKQMLVDWEANKPEVIDLWNMMNQWVYDGFAVSYKNLGVDFDKNYFESNTYLLGKDVVEKGLEQGVFYKKEDNSVWIDLSDEGLDEKLVLRGDGTSVYMTQDIGTAIQRVKDFGDVGGMVYTVGNEQDYHFKVLFLILKRLGFDWAESLYHLSYGMVDLPSGKMKSREGTVVDADDLMDEMTNTAKTISEELGKLDGYSEEEKSVLFNTIGLGALKYYILKVDPKKRILFNPEESVDFAGNTGPFIQYTYARIQSILRKADFDCTQEITDIVLDPKEKELLKLLEEFPVVIQDAARTYSPALIANYVYELVREYNSFYQTVSILGEENMTLKVFRVQLSQKVGLVINDAFTLLGIAVPERM